The sequence below is a genomic window from Acanthopagrus latus isolate v.2019 chromosome 12, fAcaLat1.1, whole genome shotgun sequence.
GGTGTTTCCCCAGTGTCCCCCCTGTTGATTTACAATCacggacagtttataatcatatggatgctgttataatgtgttgtgactgagatcctgacccaccaagcatcctggaaagtgacagcTACATTTTTCgtgctaaattacataattacataactGCTATCAGTAAACTGGAacctgtctgactcactcgtgaggagggaggctgttttctgggggaaagttcactttaATCTCGGTCCGAACGGCCGACCattgcagtgatttattttcatcacagacactttgtgagttaaagttttctgCCAGTgacagaagctgtttttcaggcaaaaACGTGACTAACAGTCCGTAGGACAGGCGCTGCTCCacgtacagctgtggtattttttttcctcatattgcagacagttacagttactatgttactttgGGGTTGGTCATGTAACcttgctttgtgggaaatttctctttattaagttaAGTGCGAttgacaccccccccccccgatactgcctccagaggcggatcagcgccAGAACAAAATTTCACCATCTGAAACTGTCACACAGAGGATGATGTGGAGAATTGGCACAGGATTCCCAcatgcaaacggcagtgtgaatggggctcgTGATTTAATATAATGTcaatacttgattttttttggatATCCTCTCTGCataaaaaaggtgcaatatgtaataatttgcCCCCTGTTGAGTTCAGAATCCCAATCCCACTGCTGTCTTCTATTTATACATCtatgactgtagctactgttagcttgttagctcaatTAACAGTTATCAGTTTTCAGGCTGGGGATAGCTGTTCAGCATCCTAACTTCAGTAGTTAACACTGTACATAGCCATCTTTCACATCACTATTTCTTCACATACTAAGGACTGAAGATGCCTCTTGGATGAAAGGTGaaaagtccagttgcctacgatatagcATTTAGTATTACAATGACCTGGATGACTTAGAACATTCATCATCAATTAGATATGCTGTATTATAGTCGGTTTAAACTGAATCCAGACAGATATCCAATAGTGTACAACAAGATGGGTGAGcaaaaaaagcatatttatcTCAGCACAATAAATAGTTTGTGATTATGCTGAGAggtcatgtttgtattttagaTCGTCAACTGTTTTGGTTACTTGCAAATCAATTCTTGGAAGGATATCTTGTATAATCATGTGAGTATAAACAACATTCTGTTTTGTGGGATACTGAGCACTTTGGATTTTAGACTTTTCCAATCATTATGTGTTTCAGTGACAAGAAGCTAAGGACTCCCCCCAACTTTTTCATCATGAACCTTGCAGTCAGTGACTTCCTCATGGCAATCACACAGTCACCCATCTTCTTTGTAAACTCCCTTTACAAGGGGTGGATTTTTGGCGAAACAGgtaaacagcctttttttttcatttttaattatacaATATGAGGTATGTATGAGATATAGTAAGCATTTATATGTATGACTTTGTTTTATGGCATCAAAATTGAATGcataacaaaatgtttctcctgTGTAATATTGAGGTTTTTAGTTTCTTAGAATTCTACCTAATAGGTGGATGCTGTTAATATATTTGGTCATGACAACTGTATATTAAACTGTAGGGAATGAGATAATAGCACTTAAAagcaaccctaaccctaaccctaaccctgcaacaacattgtagggatgactactGCTTCAttcaaaaaatactttaaaaataGAATTTTTGATAAATTGCAATTTCATGCATTCATAACTTGCACATGTTATTCATAATCTCAAAcctgtaaattaaatgttttctttattctttttcacCACAGGGTGCAAAATGTACGCCTTCTGTGGAGCTCTATTTGGAATCACTTCCATGATAAACCTTCTGGCCATCTCTATAGACCGCTACATCGTCATCACGAAGCCTTTGCAGGCCATAGGATGGACCTCCAAGAGACGCACTTGTCTCATTATCATCCTAGTCTGGCTGTACTCACTAGCCTGGAGCCTTGCACCACTTTTGGGCTGGAGTGAGTGACTTATTCGTTCACCTCCTTTacgctttttaaaaaataatgtaaccATACAATTTCCTTTTATctgtctttgttattttttctctaAAGGTTCGTATATACCAGAGGGCCTGATGACCTCGTGCACATGGGACTACGTGACATCTACTCCTGCCAATAAAAGTTACACTTTGATGTTATGCTGCTTTGTGTTCTTTATCCCTCTGGGCATTATATCCTACTGTTATCTGTGCATGTTCCTGGCAATCCGTCATGCAAGCAGGTAAATCAAATTACAATTAATTACAAATGTAATTGCATATTATATATTGTAATGGTGGTTCATGCTTCATTCTCACGTCTCCGAGTTCGTCCTTGTTCTGGTTCTTTGTACAGAagtatattttgtctttttttttctgaacctGCCATTTCTTGCCTGTCCACTGGTAGCCACACTATGTTCTATGTCAGAAGCTGTTTCCCATTTCAGGGGTCAATTTTGAGGTCACAACCAAGTTACTATAGGATTTCCTTCATTATTTGCCTTTAAGGCAACTTCAACTATTACCTCaaaggaccagtgtgtaggatttagggagATATTTTGGCAGAAATTGGGTATAATATTTATGATTATCTTGTCATTAGTGTTCAATCACCTAAAAAtaagagtctttgtgtttttttaagccttGAATGAGCTCTTCATTAAGGGTGTTCAAATCCTCTTCATCCTGCCTTGGAATAGCaacaagtggaaaaaacaaaaaaatactatggagcaaataagaaaaaaaagctccccTACATTCCCTGCCCCGTTTGTTAGGTTTTCTGCTTTGCCCTACTATAATTCATCTGGAGTTCCGTACGTGTCTCACTATCTCTGCATTCTGGTTTAGCAATTTTCAAAGGTAACAATCAGGCCCTAACAGAGCTAATGTTAGGAGGTCTGTCTGACATGCTATTTCCAAACAAAGACCCCAACTTAGTAACTGCGTTCTGGATGTTTACTGTAGAGAGAGTACAAGATGCTTTGTAAGATGTGATACTGTGGCAAAACTGGACAAAATATGactgttaaaagaaaataagggCTCGTTGATGAAGGCTCTCAGTCTCCCACATCATGGTAATTGTAAAggctgtattgtaggcaaccTGGCAGTCGTTGAGGTCACTTGCAGGTTGTTGACCCAAGTGGCCTTATATAGGTTGCTAGGGCTGAtgagctcaggtgtgtttttagGCTGTCTGGTTAGGAAACCCAGTACTGCACTGTAATTGGGTTATAAGTAATGTCATAGGCCTCCAGAGAGTCATTCCATgtacagcagagtcttgacctcAGGTCTAGCCAGAGCAACCCAGTGGAGGCAAGCTGGGTCCTGTATACAATACATAATAAAGATGCCCTGCAGTGCATACTTTGTCATTCTTGTTGGTTGATAATTGAGGATTATTGaataatatatttaaacataaatgacaagtttttaaatgttattttgagtAAATTTGTTGTTACATAAATTACATAAATTCATAGTAATATCAATCCAAAAATGAATGGCtagattaatcgattatcacAGAAATAATTGATAAATAACGTTTCTTTTATTCCTTCCCTCTGCCCTAACAGAGATGTAGAGAAACTGGGGTCTCAGGTGAGGAAGTCAACCCTGATCCAGCAGCAGTCCATCAAGACTGAATGGAAGCTGGCCAAGATTGCCTTTGTGGTCATCATAGTGTTTGTGCTTTCCTGGTCGCCCTATGCATGCGTCACCCTCATCGCCTGGGCTGggtaaatatacagtatgacAAGGGCTTTTTATGATGCAATCATTTGTTCTGATAGTCTTCATGCAATTGTTATGTGCAAGCAGCAAGGCAGATTGCTGgtattaaacataaaaaataaaggatGCTCGATTGTTCATTTCAGCCATTAACTGTGAACCATATTCCACCACTTGCAGAACATTAGTAGAGAGGGCTTGATAAAATGCTATACAGTTCGTTGGTATTACAGTACCAATATTTTCACAGGTAATGTACAGTTCTACTCTTTAAAAATCGCATTACACTTTTCAGATATGGAAGCATCCTCAATCCCTATTCCAAAGCGGTCCCTGCGGTTATAGCCAAGGCCTCAGCCATCTACAACCCTTTTATCTATGCCATCATTCACTCTAAATACAGGTGAGTGCAGTCATCTGACTAATCAGTAatctaaaatcaaaattaaCAAAGAGCTTGTGCTGAGAGGTTATTATTTATCAACAGGGACACTTTGGCAGAAAAGGTTCCCTGTCTACACTTCCTATCCCAGGCCCCCAGGAGGGACTGCATATCAGTGTCACAGAGCGAGTCCTCCTTCAGGGACTCAATGCTGAGCAGACAGTCATCACTCTCCAAAACCAAGTTTCAGAGAGTTTCCTCCATGTCTACAACGGACACGGTGAGTTTGGCTTTGGAACTTAGTTTAGGCGAAGCATCGTGTTCTTTAAGTGGTTTTCTGAGTTAGTCTTGAACCCGGTCTTGTCAGAGTGACAGAGTTGCCATTGTAGTCTATTGGTCAGCAAAAGTCACTGCTACATTGATTTAACATAGCTCTCAAAATAGCTGTTTGCATTCATGTTACCTTCCTTGTTGCCTCATTTCTCACATAAAAGagtccataaaaaaataaaaaaataaaaaaataaatagatagatagatagatagatagaagaACTGTTAAGCAATGTCAGGTTGTTACAATATCAGAATTTCAAACTTTAATTCAATActagcataaaaaaaaacaatatgcaaGACTCTTCCAAGAAAAATGGTCTTAAAATaggaaactgttgttttttttttttaaacctacaCACAATGCTTTACAGATGCACTCACTGAACACCAACACATTCGTAAATCTGTAATATGAAAACATCTGTGCAGCCTTGGTAGGTGTTATATTTTTGTAGCTTTGGAATTTTAGAATCTGATGAACATGGATTTCCttttgctttaaacacacacacacacacacacacacacacacacacacacacacacacacacacacacacacacacagtatcacgGTATAAGTATGTAATACCTCTGGCAAACTTATAGCAAAAGCAGAGGCTCAAATGTGGAATAAATATTATTCTCCTTACCTCCAATGGATATTTACTGCTTGCTTTGCTCAAGGAGTTCAGACCTTGAAAACGATAAAGAATTAGATTTATTAACACAAAGAGATCAATCATTGATAATTTGAGTAGTACCATCATTGCAAGACAAATGTAAGCTATCAGAGTCAACCTTGGAAATTCTTACCTTGATTTCCATATATCAACATGCATGCCTTGTAGCAGCTGTGGAGTGATGTGGAACTGGACCCTATTGGCCACTGTCTGAGATCAAGCTATTCCCTTGGAACTCTGAGGGACAAAGAATACAATTCACTTGCTAAGCAGACCAATGAACAGGGAAGCCAACGACAGGAAGAGGTAAGGTAGGTGCTCATCTTTATATTTGTAGATTTTACATTAGAACTCATTTCAAATTCAAGGGCTTTCAAAGCATAACATGTCATCACTATaatgtattttgaaaaaaggCCGATGTCATGTGCattacttttgtgtttatttaaattctGTCCTAGAGTCCCATCCCAGGGCGAGGTTCACTGAACAGATGTGACCACAACCTGTCGCCTGAGTCTTGTAACACAGTAATCCCTTCAGTctgggggaggagaagggatgAGAATGCTGAATGCTGgaataaaatgaagaaacatgAAGATGACCCAGAGAAAAAGGGTCAactcaaacagagagaggaacagcaAGTCAAGAAGGAAATAGACGAGAAGGAGTCGCAGGTCCTCACCCAGCCAGACTTTCTAGATAATAATATTGAAAGGGTGCAATCCCAAGCCATTATCAGAATCAACTCAACTAGAGGCCTTCTAGACTATGGCTATTGTGAAGAACAACAAAGCACACGGAGAGAGCTGTTGCTCGATGTACAGCCTCTGGACTTAAGGCTCAACTATATGAGTCTGTGCAAAGATATCTCTCCCCAACACCAGGAAGctaaatattaaatgtgtttatttatgtatgtggCTATGTGTTACAGGTCACAGCAGTTTGCAAAAAGTTTTTATTTGCTTAAGCTTTTATTCTAACTTTTGCCACAGAGTGCAACCAAGTACATTTGTTTAGAGGTTTTTTTGTGCAATTATACACGCTACTGTTTTTCGTCAGCAATCCTGACACATAACATATTAATGCTACCTTTTCTAAAATTATCAATACTATCTGAGTGGATTTTAACAGGAAAAAGGGTTCAAATTATCATGCACTTTTGTCAGAAAAGCCAAGAATGTACTGCATACAGAGAacaataaatttaaaaaataccacagttatGATCAACTTGTAGTGAAGAGAACAAAGATTGTCTGTTTTTGGATTGTTTCTTGTGTATTTTCTGAGGAAGCTGATCATGGGTTTACTTTGTAATTCAGGCAGTTATCTACCAGCCTTGCTCATCTGAATGAGAACATTTGATTAGAATTTAATTTAGGCGTTTATGATGCTATTAGTGTGGTCATTATGTCAATAATGCAATGATGAGACATTGCAGAATTCGTTTTGATGTATGTATGACACTGTATATCAGTGTTTTTAGCAGGTTTTGTACATTGCTGACATTATGCGCTGTATCATGAGTTCAGGCACTTTAGTAATTATGCATTACAACCCAAGACTTTCATTAATTGTAGCTACTTTGgaaacattttatgtgtttgGTCGCAAGTCATAAAGACACTTGACACTCTGATGTGCATTTACCATCATCTGTTATGATCATTATGAAAACATAACTATGAAATAATATTAGCAGCAGATGAGAAACTTTACACCATTTGCTTCTTTGATCATTGAGCATTTGTTGACCTTGAGgttatttttatctattttttcatatattaGAACAGTCAATCATAatcatctgtttatttgttttgggaAATAAAATTTGTATTTGGTtctcaacacatttttgtgcaCAATCTATTTATCTGTCATAGTGTTTATAATCTTACCATGTCATGGAACATAATTGTCTCTGATTCCTTTCACTGCAGAATAAGAGATAATCATTCTATTTTACTATTTCAGAGAAATGTGTCTTTATAACTTGCTATAGCTATGAAATCAGTTTCCTCTTTGATATACTGTTTTGAATTTGACAGTGGTGTTATGAAGTTTTATGATCTACAACTTGCACATAATAAACCTTGATATCAGGTGTCATGTACAATATAGTTATGCATAACATATTATTATAACATTTCAGTAGAGTCTGCATACTGTTTGGACATGCATTACTTGGCTTTCCAGAAGTATTACAACAAACTATGTATCATACATGAGCCTTCAGAACATATATAGTAGGTTATATATTGTGCTGTTCAGAAGCAGATGGAGGTGGATATTTTCCCCTCTaatctcttttatttttaaccaaCAAAATCCCATTTATGTTCTAATTGTCTGCCAGCATGTTCACATACTAGAGCGGCTAGAGTAAATAGAGATAAAGCatggggagaaagagagggggatgaCATTTAACAGATGTCCCACCCTGGATTTAAAACCAGGTCACACAATACATGTGCTCTGACCATCTGAGCCACCAGGGTGACCAAAGTCCATTAATAATATGGATCTGTTGAATGTGCAATTCTATCAGCTGGGGGATTGCTGCTCTACATTATGcatcctttttcatttttccttaTCACATGGTACAGATGCCTCACAAGCTGTGACCATTAATCTTGAGCGACACTTAAAGTGTGTTCTTCACAACCTTTTGAATGGTCTTTGAAGTCTAATTGAAGGATTTCGTGAGCGGTTTGCTTATCCAGTTATGTAAAGATGATCTAAAGGTATGTACTGCGGCCTTACATAAAGGACTTGTCCACTTCAGTGGTTCAATAGCATTGCACAGGGGGATTTTGCTGCTGGGCTTCCCATTAGTTTATAACCGTATATTGACATGGCACACATATAGGTGAAAGAAATCCCAGCAGACATATGCAGGAAaggacaaatgaaaagaaaacaacagtaaatgGTAATTTGTAGAAAGGGCAATGCCTTTCAGGgtgtaaatcaaataaatttatgattattcaataaaaatatcacAGTGTAAACCTTTAGTACACACATTAATATCCTGTTTGAAACTGATGgattaaaaagcttttttaagCCTGCATACTATCGCTTTGTGCAGAGGAAAATGTCCAGACATACAGTATCATCtaacagacagactgaaattCATTTGGATGTTGCTTTATTGCTGCCAAACCTCTAAATTTCCTGCCTATCCTGCTCTGTTCCACTTACAGTTGAAAAccagacacaaaatgaataaCCTATTGGAACAGATAGAGGGCTGCAACTACTATCTTCGTTTTCAACTACTGTATCCTGCAAATTATCTACTTGTTTTATCGAAAAATCGTTTTATCTATAAAATTtcataaaaaggcaaaaatata
It includes:
- the opn4xa gene encoding opsin 4xa, translating into MDVENGFYRQVDVEAHAHYIVAFFVLVIGTVGVTGNALVMYAFFCDKKLRTPPNFFIMNLAVSDFLMAITQSPIFFVNSLYKGWIFGETGCKMYAFCGALFGITSMINLLAISIDRYIVITKPLQAIGWTSKRRTCLIIILVWLYSLAWSLAPLLGWSSYIPEGLMTSCTWDYVTSTPANKSYTLMLCCFVFFIPLGIISYCYLCMFLAIRHASRDVEKLGSQVRKSTLIQQQSIKTEWKLAKIAFVVIIVFVLSWSPYACVTLIAWAGYGSILNPYSKAVPAVIAKASAIYNPFIYAIIHSKYRDTLAEKVPCLHFLSQAPRRDCISVSQSESSFRDSMLSRQSSLSKTKFQRVSSMSTTDTQLWSDVELDPIGHCLRSSYSLGTLRDKEYNSLAKQTNEQGSQRQEEVRVPSQGEVH